Proteins encoded together in one Pectinophora gossypiella chromosome 20, ilPecGoss1.1, whole genome shotgun sequence window:
- the LOC126376248 gene encoding adenosine deaminase 2-like, with protein MTRAQKMHAYIPITVLWLTVISARTLDDYERNKTSLLEQEAIVSVGAGLRLSEDELQVNNILMTLKDEENKNSIANPENYNFTKHYFTYRDQIEKSRVYQIIKRMPKGAALHVHSTFVLDEEYMLSLTYEDHLYGCYVGTDLKLRFSDGVPQRPCPTNWTLLSELRNATDVEQFDSELKKRFTLYCRDQKDIDTDINAVWNHFDSIHSITKPLITYRPVREKYIYESLKRFYDDNVMYIEMRSGFHRLYELDGSEYDPTFLVRLHMDVTKRFIEDHPDFIGIKFILTKHRSANIKDIQEAVSVARKIKTEYPHMFAGFDLVGQEDVGRPLSEFLPALLDANDMDFFFHAGETNWLGMQSDENLIDAILLGTKRIGHGYALAKHPVLMSLVKKKDIAVEVNVISNAVLALSRDVRNHPLAIFLSFGLPVVLSSDDPGVWGAAPLSHDFYVAFMAVANQHSDLRLLKQLAINSIRYSALENRRKTRLFKVFNKRWSEFLKEVLAMSL; from the coding sequence ATGACCCGCGCGCAAAAAATGCACGCTTACATACCTATCACGGTTCTGTGGCTCACAGTAATAAGTGCGCGAACACTCGACGattacgagagaaacaagacgAGCCTACTCGAACAGGAAGCAATAGTCTCCGTCGGAGCAGGACTCAGACTCTCCGAAGATGAGCTCCAAGTGAACAACATACTAATGACGCTAAAGGacgaagaaaacaaaaattcCATCGCTAACCCCGAAAATTACAACTTCACAAAACATTACTTCACATACAGGGACCAGATAGAGAAGTCACGTGTTTATCAAATTATCAAACGGATGCCCAAAGGAGCGGCGCTGCATGTACATAGCACGTTTGTGTTGGACGAGGAATACATGCTCAGTCTAACGTATGAGGACCACTTATATGGTTGTTATGTTGGCACCGATTTAAAATTACGCTTCTCAGACGGCGTCCCCCAGCGACCTTGCCCCACCAACTGGACTCTTTTAAGTGAACTCAGGAACGCGACTGATGTCGAACAATTTGACTCAGAACTCAAGAAACGCTTCACTCTTTACTGTAGAGACCAAAAGGACATTGACACCGACATAAACGCCGTCTGGAACCACTTCGACAGCATACACTCTATTACCAAGCCTTTAATTACATACAGACCAGTCCGCGAGAAGTACATATACGAAAGTTTGAAAAGATTCTATGATGACAATGTGATGTACATAGAAATGAGAAGTGGTTTCCACCGGTTATATGAACTTGATGGATCTGAATATGATCCCACGTTTTTGGTTCGACTGCATATGGATGTAACAAAGAGGTTTATAGAAGACCACCCAGATTTTATtggaataaaatttattttaacgaAACATCGTAGCGCAAATATCAAGGACATCCAGGAAGCCGTGAGCGTAGCGAGAAAGATCAAAACTGAGTATCCTCACATGTTCGCAGGGTTTGACTTAGTCGGTCAGGAAGATGTGGGTAGACCTTTGTCAGAATTTTTGCCAGCGCTACTTGACGCGAATGATATGGACTTCTTTTTCCACGCTGGAGAGACAAATTGGCTCGGAATGCAATCTGATGAGAATCTGATCGATGCTATTCTCTTGGGAACGAAGAGGATAGGACATGGTTACGCGTTAGCAAAGCACCCGGTTCTGATGTCGCTTGTGAAGAAAAAAGATATAGCTGTGGAAGTGAATGTGATATCAAATGCTGTGTTGGCGTTATCGCGTGATGTGAGGAACCATCCTTTAGCTATTTTCTTGTCCTTTGGACTGCCAGTAGTGTTATCGAGTGACGACCCGGGAGTGTGGGGAGCGGCTCCGTTATCCCATGACTTCTACGTCGCTTTCATGGCTGTAGCCAATCAGCATTCGGACTTGAGACTCTTGAAGCAACTAGCTATTAATTCTATAAGATACAGTGCTTTGGAAAACAGAAGAAAAACAAGACTGTTCAAAGTGTTCAACAAAAGGTGGAGTGAGTTTTTGAAAGAAGTGTTAGCAATGAGTTTGTAG